A genomic stretch from Telmatocola sphagniphila includes:
- a CDS encoding ArsI/CadI family heavy metal resistance metalloenzyme produces the protein MTTTLVSEPSEAIAAATKFQFGLYVTDLRRSVRFYTALLGVEASKSFADYSQFELSDPPIVLSLKASTPQKGSSLNHVGLRLKNSEAIVEVQRRLEAAGYATRREDGVECCYSRQTKFWATDPDGVLWETYTLHEDIDHHGGGSQTAVTSLHMIDDTGPILNIWVHTLAEKYPTQLEFEDNSLDEVRLEGSFNSVSAAEHFERLLSSVYRKMKPGARMMMRGMVSDLPFPGVPDFPGLAAPVKNVPVEKAPIVSLLQAGFRGVYIDRLKEIDCLKAPGVELKSIIIYANKPLETVTGTRQVRYNGPFRKIVDDDGIEFPIGEFIELPSSVVDRLTNSPETARFTIR, from the coding sequence GAACCTTCCGAAGCGATTGCTGCAGCTACCAAGTTTCAGTTCGGCCTTTATGTAACCGATCTCCGCCGTTCGGTTCGCTTTTATACAGCCTTGTTAGGGGTCGAAGCGTCGAAGTCCTTCGCGGATTACTCCCAGTTTGAATTGAGCGATCCGCCCATAGTTTTATCATTGAAGGCTTCGACTCCCCAAAAAGGGAGTTCGCTCAATCACGTGGGGCTCCGCTTGAAAAATTCGGAAGCCATCGTGGAAGTTCAACGGCGTCTGGAAGCAGCCGGCTATGCAACCCGAAGAGAGGACGGCGTCGAATGCTGTTACTCCCGACAGACCAAGTTCTGGGCGACCGATCCCGACGGCGTACTTTGGGAAACCTATACTTTGCACGAAGATATCGATCATCATGGCGGCGGTAGCCAGACCGCAGTCACTTCCCTGCACATGATTGATGACACTGGCCCCATCTTGAATATCTGGGTTCATACGCTGGCGGAGAAATACCCGACCCAGCTTGAATTCGAAGATAATTCTCTCGATGAAGTTCGGTTGGAAGGGAGCTTCAACTCCGTCAGTGCCGCCGAGCATTTCGAGCGATTATTGAGTAGTGTTTATCGGAAGATGAAGCCGGGAGCCCGCATGATGATGCGGGGCATGGTCTCCGATCTGCCCTTCCCCGGAGTTCCCGATTTTCCCGGTCTGGCAGCTCCGGTCAAAAATGTGCCAGTGGAAAAAGCCCCCATCGTTTCGCTGCTCCAAGCCGGATTCCGAGGCGTCTACATCGACCGGTTGAAGGAGATCGACTGTCTCAAGGCTCCGGGCGTCGAACTGAAATCAATCATCATTTACGCTAACAAGCCTCTCGAAACTGTTACGGGCACTCGACAGGTCCGCTACAACGGCCCGTTCCGCAAAATAGTCGACGATGATGGCATAGAGTTTCCGATCGGTGAATTCATCGAGTTGCCCAGCTCCGTTGTGGATCGTCTGACGAATAGCCCTGAAACAGCTCGCTTTACCATCCGCTAA